In Rhodoligotrophos defluvii, a genomic segment contains:
- a CDS encoding relaxase/mobilization nuclease domain-containing protein — MSEGDSDFRVRPGRIKSTRAPKSKSFINQVLRASKKAGHSSGEGQTAKRSAGRGHSTFGRGRTSFSRSRIFSASRRVVIKARVVRHQGKSFRAASLSAHMSYLKREGVSRDGEKGVLFDATNERADDLAFSDRCRDDRHHFRFIVSPEDAGEMTDLREFTRDLANQMESDLGTKLDWVAVDHWNTDNPHVHLLVRGVDETGADLVISRDYISRGLRSRAEDLVSIELGPRPEHEIRNALEKEVTAQRWTRLDVEIRIAADETGFIDLRPEANGKADPSLRRLMIGRLQHLERMELAAQGSPGEWTVGLQAERTLRDLGIRGDIIKTMHRAFTERGQDRGVSDYTIDGGGAGSPVIGRLVDRGLHDELTGEAYAVIDGTDGHAHHVRFRGIEAFEHAPPIGGIVEVRRFGGPDDSRPTLALANRSDFDLNRQITAPGATWLDHRLVEREAMPMSMGGFGAEVRDAMQARAEHLADEGLARRQGQRILLQRDLLNTLRQRELDAVGTKLQSEHGLPYQKAQAGEHVAGVYRQRIALTSGRFAMIDNGLGFQLVPWTPPLEKKLGQHIAGVAKGHGGIEWSLGRQRGLGL; from the coding sequence ATGAGCGAAGGCGACAGCGATTTCCGCGTTCGCCCAGGACGCATCAAATCCACGCGCGCACCCAAGTCTAAGAGCTTCATCAATCAAGTGCTGAGGGCCTCGAAGAAGGCCGGGCACAGCTCTGGCGAAGGGCAGACCGCCAAGAGAAGCGCCGGCCGTGGTCATTCAACCTTCGGGCGTGGACGAACCAGCTTCAGCCGTTCGCGCATATTCAGCGCTTCGCGCCGTGTCGTCATCAAGGCGCGCGTGGTCCGCCATCAGGGCAAGTCATTCCGCGCCGCGTCACTCTCGGCTCATATGTCCTACCTGAAACGCGAAGGCGTCAGCCGTGACGGGGAGAAGGGAGTCTTGTTCGACGCGACGAACGAGCGCGCCGACGATCTCGCCTTCTCCGACCGATGCAGGGATGACCGGCATCATTTTCGATTCATCGTCTCTCCCGAAGACGCGGGGGAGATGACCGATCTGCGGGAGTTCACCCGCGACCTCGCCAACCAGATGGAATCGGATCTGGGCACCAAGCTCGACTGGGTCGCCGTCGATCACTGGAACACCGACAATCCGCATGTGCATTTGCTTGTGCGCGGCGTCGACGAGACTGGCGCCGATCTGGTCATCTCGCGCGATTACATCAGCCGCGGCCTGCGCTCCCGCGCCGAGGATCTTGTCTCCATCGAGCTCGGCCCCAGGCCCGAACATGAAATCCGCAACGCGCTGGAAAAGGAAGTCACCGCCCAGCGCTGGACACGGCTCGATGTTGAAATCCGCATCGCCGCCGACGAGACCGGCTTTATCGACCTGCGCCCCGAGGCGAACGGCAAGGCCGATCCCTCGCTGCGCCGCCTGATGATCGGCAGACTCCAGCATCTCGAAAGGATGGAGCTCGCGGCACAAGGCTCTCCAGGGGAATGGACCGTCGGGCTGCAGGCCGAACGCACACTGCGCGATCTCGGCATTCGCGGCGACATCATCAAGACCATGCACCGCGCCTTCACCGAGCGTGGTCAGGATCGCGGCGTCAGCGATTACACGATCGACGGCGGCGGGGCGGGTTCACCCGTTATCGGCCGCCTGGTCGATCGCGGCCTGCATGACGAGCTGACCGGCGAAGCCTATGCGGTGATCGACGGCACGGACGGCCACGCGCACCATGTCCGCTTCCGCGGGATCGAGGCCTTCGAGCATGCGCCCCCGATTGGCGGCATCGTCGAGGTGCGTCGCTTCGGCGGCCCCGACGATTCCCGGCCGACGCTGGCGCTCGCCAACCGATCGGACTTCGATCTCAACCGCCAGATCACGGCGCCGGGCGCGACCTGGCTGGATCATCGCCTGGTTGAGCGCGAGGCGATGCCCATGTCGATGGGAGGCTTCGGCGCCGAGGTGCGCGACGCCATGCAGGCGCGCGCCGAGCATCTGGCCGATGAGGGCCTTGCCCGCCGGCAGGGCCAACGCATCCTGCTGCAACGTGATCTGCTCAATACGCTGCGACAGCGCGAGCTCGATGCCGTTGGCACGAAGCTCCAGAGCGAACACGGACTGCCGTACCAGAAAGCGCAGGCCGGCGAGCATGTCGCCGGTGTCTATCGCCAGCGTATCGCGCTCACCTCGGGCCGCTTCGCCATGATCGACAACGGGCTCGGCTTCCAGCTCGTGCCCTGGACACCGCCGCTCGAAAAGAAGCTCGGCCAGCATATCGCCGGCGTCGCCAAGGGGCATGGCGGCATCGAGTGGAGCCTGGGCCGCCAGCGCGGCCTGGGCCTCTAG
- a CDS encoding VirB3 family type IV secretion system protein gives MAGRLEQLDEVPGFTVQVHRALTEHILLGGAPRSIAIMNGTLAGAVGLGLRLWLVGLAIWVVGHFAAVWAAKRDPLFVEVGRRHLRIPGHLSV, from the coding sequence ATGGCGGGGAGGCTGGAACAGCTCGACGAGGTGCCGGGCTTCACCGTGCAGGTCCACCGGGCGCTAACCGAGCACATCCTGCTCGGCGGCGCCCCGCGCTCCATCGCCATCATGAACGGCACTTTGGCCGGCGCCGTCGGCCTCGGTCTGCGCCTCTGGCTTGTCGGCCTTGCCATCTGGGTTGTCGGCCACTTCGCCGCCGTCTGGGCCGCCAAGCGCGACCCGCTCTTCGTCGAGGTCGGGCGGAGGCATCTGCGCATCCCCGGCCACCTGTCGGTCTGA
- a CDS encoding CopG family transcriptional regulator, translated as MRDRMNVYFPPEMLRQIADLADRKKISRSAIVEAAVASFLSPDGADKREAALTRRLDRMTRQIQRIERDLGITAETLALYVRFWLSVTPPLTGDANAAAQAKGRERYEGFIETIGRRLQQGQSFLREIPDDVAPDLEPGEGDSPEAKQ; from the coding sequence ATGCGCGACCGGATGAACGTATACTTCCCGCCCGAGATGCTGCGCCAGATCGCCGACCTTGCTGACCGAAAGAAAATCTCACGCTCGGCGATCGTCGAAGCCGCAGTCGCATCGTTTCTCTCGCCAGATGGAGCAGACAAGCGCGAAGCCGCCCTCACACGCCGTCTCGACCGTATGACAAGGCAGATCCAGCGCATCGAACGCGATCTCGGCATCACCGCCGAGACGCTAGCGCTATACGTTCGCTTCTGGCTGTCGGTCACACCGCCGCTGACCGGCGACGCCAACGCCGCTGCGCAGGCAAAAGGCCGCGAACGCTATGAAGGGTTCATTGAGACAATCGGGCGACGACTACAGCAGGGTCAGAGTTTCCTACGGGAGATTCCGGACGACGTGGCTCCTGACCTAGAACCTGGCGAAGGCGATTCGCCAGAAGCGAAGCAATAG
- a CDS encoding S26 family signal peptidase: MTDLKWAMATFVASSAIAVTTWIDAPTKLIWNASASTPIGFYSVEPAKRLEVTDLVAVAAPEPIASFLADGGYLPRDTPLLKRVLGLPGQTVCRSGVLISVDGVAMGTALQRDRIDRPLPDWQGCRIVADGEVFLMNWDIPDSLDGRYFGPIPASAVIGRAVPLWTDEDGHGRFEWRAPTR, from the coding sequence ATGACCGACCTCAAATGGGCCATGGCGACGTTTGTAGCGTCCAGCGCGATCGCCGTGACGACGTGGATCGACGCCCCCACGAAACTCATCTGGAATGCCTCGGCCAGCACCCCGATCGGTTTCTATTCGGTCGAACCTGCAAAGCGGCTCGAAGTCACCGATCTGGTCGCCGTCGCTGCGCCGGAACCGATTGCGAGCTTTCTCGCCGACGGCGGATACCTGCCGCGCGACACGCCGCTCCTGAAACGGGTTCTCGGCCTTCCCGGGCAGACCGTCTGCCGCTCCGGCGTCCTGATCAGTGTCGACGGCGTCGCGATGGGAACGGCTCTCCAACGCGACCGCATCGACCGCCCGCTCCCCGATTGGCAGGGCTGCCGCATCGTCGCGGACGGCGAGGTCTTCCTCATGAACTGGGACATTCCCGACAGTCTGGACGGCCGCTATTTCGGCCCGATCCCGGCCAGCGCCGTCATCGGCCGCGCGGTTCCCTTGTGGACCGACGAGGACGGCCACGGCCGCTTCGAATGGCGGGCGCCAACGCGGTGA
- a CDS encoding DUF736 domain-containing protein, translating to MPQIGEFTREESGFTGRIHTLTLFREITIVPVDPSDVENAPSYRVHHGADDNAPEIGAAWTESSEKAGEYLSLLIDDPSFAQPIRARLFQNGADTTSWSLHWSRPQKRGERE from the coding sequence ATGCCGCAAATCGGCGAATTCACCCGCGAGGAATCCGGCTTCACCGGCCGCATTCATACGCTCACCCTGTTTCGCGAGATCACCATCGTTCCCGTCGATCCTTCGGACGTCGAGAACGCGCCGAGCTACCGCGTCCATCACGGCGCGGATGACAACGCACCAGAGATCGGCGCGGCCTGGACGGAGTCCAGCGAAAAGGCTGGCGAATATCTCTCACTGCTGATCGACGACCCCAGCTTTGCGCAGCCGATCCGTGCCCGCCTGTTCCAGAACGGGGCTGATACGACCTCCTGGTCTTTGCATTGGAGCCGCCCTCAGAAGCGCGGCGAACGGGAATAG
- the trbE gene encoding conjugal transfer protein TrbE: MMNLAEYRRTASRLADFLPWAALVGHGAVLNKDGSFQRTARFRGPDLDSAVAAELVAVAGRLNNAFRRLGSGWAIFVEAQRHEASTYPKSRFPDPASALVDAERKADFEEAGAHFISGYFLTFTYLPPAEDAARTEAWLYEGRDRSGVDPHEVLRGFIDRTDRVLSLLDGFMPECGWLDDAETLTYLHSCVSTNRHRVRVPETPIYLDALLADQPLTGGLEPRLGHSDLRILTIVGFPTATTPGILDELNRLAFPYRWSTRAILLDKTDATKLLTRIRRQWFAKRKSIAAILKEVMTNEASALVDTDAANKAADADLALQELGADYAGQAYVTATITVWDNDPRIADEKLRLVEKVVQGRDFTAMPETINAVDAWLGSLPGNVYANVRQPPISTLNLAHMIPLSAVWAGPERDEHFGSPPLLFGKTEGSTPFRFSLHVGDVGHTLVVGPTGAGKSVLLALMALQFRRYENSQVFAFDFGGSIRAAALAMGGDWHDLGGDLTDGAESSVSLQPLARVHDVPERAWAADWLIAILMREGIQITPEVKEHLWSALTSLASAPVQERTITGLCVLLQSNDLKQALRSYCVGGPYGRLLDAENEHLGHAAVQAFEIEGLVGTGSAPAVLAYLFHRIGDRLDGSPTLLIIDEGWLALDDEGFAGQLREWLKTLRKKNASVIFATQSLSDIDGSAIAPAIIESCPTRLLLPNERAIEPQITAIYRRFGLNDRQIEILARATPKRDYYCQSRRGNRLFDLGLSEVGLALTAASSKTDQTAIARIFAEHGPDGFLPAWLRLRGVDWAADLIPDLANLVPPAPKETTS, translated from the coding sequence ATGATGAACCTTGCCGAATATCGCCGCACTGCCAGCCGCCTGGCGGATTTCCTGCCTTGGGCGGCTCTGGTGGGCCACGGCGCCGTCCTCAACAAGGACGGTTCGTTCCAGCGTACCGCACGCTTCCGCGGCCCCGACCTCGACAGTGCCGTTGCGGCCGAATTGGTCGCGGTCGCGGGACGCCTCAATAACGCCTTCCGTCGGCTCGGCTCTGGCTGGGCGATCTTCGTTGAAGCGCAACGGCACGAAGCCTCGACCTATCCCAAGAGCCGTTTTCCCGATCCGGCTTCGGCCTTGGTCGATGCCGAGCGTAAGGCCGACTTCGAAGAAGCCGGCGCTCATTTCATTTCCGGCTACTTCCTGACCTTCACCTACCTGCCGCCGGCCGAAGATGCGGCGCGGACCGAAGCGTGGCTCTATGAAGGACGCGACCGAAGCGGCGTCGATCCGCACGAAGTCCTGCGCGGCTTCATCGATCGCACCGACCGGGTGCTGTCGCTGCTCGATGGTTTCATGCCGGAATGCGGCTGGCTCGATGACGCCGAGACGCTGACCTATCTGCATTCCTGCGTTTCAACCAACCGTCATCGGGTGCGGGTCCCCGAAACGCCGATCTATCTGGATGCGCTGCTCGCCGATCAGCCGCTCACCGGTGGGCTTGAGCCGCGTCTGGGACATTCCGATCTGCGCATCCTCACGATCGTCGGCTTCCCCACCGCGACGACACCCGGAATCCTGGACGAGCTGAACCGTCTTGCATTCCCCTATCGCTGGTCGACACGGGCAATCCTGCTCGACAAGACCGACGCCACCAAGCTGCTCACCAGGATCAGGCGGCAATGGTTCGCCAAGCGCAAATCCATCGCCGCAATCCTGAAAGAAGTCATGACCAACGAGGCATCCGCCCTCGTTGACACCGACGCAGCCAATAAGGCCGCAGACGCCGATCTCGCGCTCCAGGAACTCGGGGCCGACTATGCCGGCCAGGCCTATGTCACGGCGACGATCACCGTCTGGGACAACGACCCGCGGATCGCAGACGAAAAGCTGCGTTTGGTCGAGAAGGTGGTCCAGGGCCGCGACTTCACCGCCATGCCCGAGACTATCAACGCCGTAGACGCATGGCTCGGCTCGCTGCCGGGCAATGTCTACGCCAATGTTCGGCAGCCGCCGATTTCCACGCTCAATCTCGCCCACATGATCCCGCTTTCAGCGGTGTGGGCGGGGCCGGAACGGGACGAGCACTTCGGGTCGCCCCCCTTGCTGTTCGGCAAGACCGAAGGAAGCACCCCGTTCCGGTTTTCCCTTCATGTCGGAGACGTCGGCCATACACTCGTCGTCGGTCCGACTGGTGCGGGCAAGTCCGTGCTGCTGGCGCTGATGGCGCTCCAATTCCGCCGCTACGAAAACTCTCAGGTTTTCGCCTTCGACTTCGGCGGCTCCATTCGGGCCGCAGCATTGGCGATGGGCGGCGATTGGCACGACCTTGGCGGTGATCTGACGGACGGCGCCGAGTCTTCCGTATCACTTCAGCCTCTCGCGCGCGTCCATGACGTGCCCGAACGCGCCTGGGCCGCTGACTGGCTCATCGCCATCCTGATGCGCGAAGGCATCCAGATCACGCCAGAGGTGAAGGAACACCTCTGGTCCGCCTTAACGTCGCTCGCCTCCGCCCCTGTCCAAGAACGCACCATCACCGGCCTGTGCGTGCTGCTGCAATCGAACGATCTCAAGCAAGCCTTGCGGTCCTATTGCGTCGGCGGGCCTTATGGTCGGCTTCTTGATGCCGAGAATGAGCATCTTGGGCATGCAGCGGTGCAGGCGTTCGAGATCGAGGGCCTTGTCGGCACAGGCTCTGCGCCCGCCGTTCTCGCCTATCTCTTCCACCGCATCGGCGACCGCCTCGACGGATCGCCCACACTGCTGATCATCGACGAAGGCTGGCTCGCCCTTGATGACGAAGGCTTCGCAGGTCAGCTCCGCGAATGGCTGAAGACCCTGCGCAAGAAGAACGCCTCGGTCATCTTCGCCACCCAATCGCTCAGCGACATTGATGGCTCGGCGATCGCCCCGGCCATCATCGAGAGCTGCCCGACGCGGCTGCTGCTGCCTAACGAACGGGCGATCGAGCCCCAGATCACCGCCATCTATCGTCGCTTCGGATTGAATGATCGGCAAATCGAGATCCTCGCGCGGGCCACCCCGAAGCGGGACTACTACTGCCAGTCGCGACGCGGCAACCGCTTGTTCGACTTGGGCCTCTCCGAAGTGGGCCTCGCGCTCACCGCGGCTTCCTCCAAAACCGATCAGACGGCCATCGCCAGGATCTTCGCCGAGCATGGGCCGGACGGATTCCTCCCCGCATGGCTGCGCCTGCGCGGCGTCGACTGGGCTGCCGACCTTATCCCCGATCTCGCCAATCTCGTTCCCCCAGCCCCCAAGGAGACTACATCATGA
- a CDS encoding lytic transglycosylase domain-containing protein, whose translation MRIARTKPASPMSTGRPRAARCVILFLLSGLSVSAAPPLAVLAQSAPSIAQPIRDPHAAFVTEASQRFGIPEHWIRSVRRVESADDVRAVSSAGAMGLMQVMPAAWAELRVRYGLGRDPFDPRDNIIAGTAYLREMYDRYGSPGFLAAYNAGPGRYEEYLAGRPLPAETRAYVATLAPLIGGANLSPPAPGTVAVAAADPHAWRRAPLFVTPSAHGLDARKTTSEPQDNDAPTAPSLGEGPANSAQYGSIFVARADDGDPQ comes from the coding sequence ATGCGGATCGCTCGCACCAAGCCCGCATCGCCGATGTCAACCGGGCGGCCTCGCGCTGCCCGGTGCGTCATCCTCTTCCTCCTTTCCGGCCTGTCTGTTTCCGCCGCGCCGCCGCTCGCCGTACTCGCGCAGAGCGCCCCGTCGATCGCGCAGCCAATCCGCGACCCTCACGCCGCCTTCGTGACCGAAGCCTCGCAGCGTTTCGGCATTCCCGAACACTGGATCAGGTCGGTGCGCCGCGTCGAAAGCGCCGATGACGTGCGCGCCGTCTCATCGGCGGGCGCAATGGGCCTGATGCAGGTCATGCCCGCCGCCTGGGCGGAATTGCGCGTCCGTTATGGCCTTGGACGCGATCCGTTCGACCCGCGCGACAACATCATCGCTGGTACGGCCTATCTGCGCGAAATGTACGATCGCTACGGGTCGCCGGGCTTTCTTGCAGCCTATAACGCTGGACCCGGACGCTATGAGGAATACCTCGCGGGCCGCCCCCTTCCGGCAGAAACCCGCGCCTATGTCGCCACGCTCGCGCCATTGATCGGCGGGGCAAACCTGTCGCCACCCGCACCGGGGACCGTCGCCGTTGCCGCCGCCGACCCGCACGCTTGGCGACGAGCGCCGCTCTTCGTCACGCCGTCAGCCCACGGTCTGGATGCGCGCAAAACGACATCCGAACCGCAAGACAACGACGCCCCGACTGCGCCGTCATTGGGCGAAGGTCCCGCCAATTCTGCGCAATACGGCAGCATTTTCGTTGCCCGTGCCGATGATGGAGACCCGCAATGA
- a CDS encoding TrbC/VirB2 family protein: MIRHARRIRHHITAAAAVTYATLILTPAAHASGSSMPWEAPLQSILQSIEGPVAKIVAVIIIIVTGLTLAFGDSSGGFRRLIQIVFGLSIAFAASSFFLSFFSFGGGALV, encoded by the coding sequence ATGATCCGTCACGCCCGGCGCATCCGCCACCATATCACGGCAGCAGCAGCCGTCACCTATGCGACCCTGATCCTCACCCCGGCCGCTCACGCTTCCGGTTCGTCCATGCCCTGGGAAGCGCCGCTTCAATCGATTCTGCAATCGATCGAGGGCCCGGTCGCCAAGATCGTCGCGGTCATCATCATCATCGTCACCGGCCTCACACTGGCCTTCGGCGACTCGTCCGGCGGGTTCCGCCGTCTGATTCAGATCGTGTTCGGTCTGTCGATCGCGTTCGCCGCATCCAGTTTCTTCCTCTCCTTCTTCTCGTTCGGCGGCGGGGCGCTCGTCTGA
- the trbB gene encoding P-type conjugative transfer ATPase TrbB yields MAASHQKSEAITRGARMLRTALGPAIARFLEDPSIVEVMLNPDGRLWIDRLSEGLSDTGERLAPADGERIVRLVAHHVGAEVHPGNPRVSAELPETGERFEGLLPPVVAAPAFAIRKPAVAVFTLDDYVAAGIMSADQAEALSGAVAARANILVAGGTSTGKTTLTNALLAEVSKTTDRVVIIEDTRELQCSAPNLVAMRTKDGVATLSDLVRSSLRLRPDRIPIGEVRGSEALDLLKAWGTGHPGGIGTIHAGTGIGALRRLEQLIQEAVVTVPRALIAETIDLVAVLAGRGSQRRLAELARVDGLGPDGDYRVTPATSASSPTGDPS; encoded by the coding sequence ATGGCGGCATCTCACCAGAAATCGGAAGCGATCACGCGCGGCGCGCGCATGCTGCGCACAGCCCTTGGACCGGCCATCGCGCGGTTTCTGGAAGACCCGTCGATCGTCGAGGTGATGCTCAATCCTGACGGCCGGCTCTGGATCGACCGGCTGTCCGAAGGTCTGTCTGACACAGGCGAGCGGCTGGCGCCCGCAGATGGCGAACGGATCGTGCGACTCGTCGCGCACCATGTCGGCGCCGAGGTCCATCCCGGCAATCCGCGGGTGTCGGCCGAACTGCCCGAAACGGGGGAGCGGTTTGAGGGTCTGTTGCCCCCAGTTGTTGCGGCGCCGGCTTTCGCGATCCGCAAACCTGCCGTCGCAGTCTTCACGCTCGACGACTATGTGGCCGCCGGAATCATGTCGGCGGACCAGGCCGAGGCTCTGAGCGGGGCGGTCGCCGCTCGGGCCAATATCCTTGTCGCCGGCGGCACCTCGACCGGCAAGACCACGCTCACCAATGCGTTGCTCGCCGAGGTCTCCAAGACCACGGACCGCGTCGTCATCATTGAGGACACGCGCGAACTGCAATGCTCCGCACCCAACTTAGTCGCCATGCGCACCAAAGACGGTGTCGCCACCTTGTCGGATCTGGTGCGGTCCTCACTGCGATTGCGCCCAGACCGCATTCCGATCGGAGAGGTCCGCGGCTCCGAAGCTCTCGACCTGCTTAAGGCCTGGGGAACGGGTCATCCGGGCGGCATCGGCACCATCCATGCCGGCACAGGGATCGGTGCGCTGCGCCGCCTCGAGCAACTCATCCAGGAAGCCGTCGTCACCGTCCCAAGGGCGCTGATCGCCGAGACCATCGACCTTGTGGCCGTTCTTGCTGGTCGTGGCTCGCAACGCCGGCTCGCCGAACTTGCGCGCGTCGATGGCCTTGGCCCGGACGGCGACTACCGCGTCACTCCCGCAACCTCAGCCTCAAGCCCAACAGGAGATCCCTCATGA
- a CDS encoding conjugal transfer protein TraG, which produces MSATKILWGQILTVFLIILLTTWGATQYVAWQLGYQAQLGTPWFELAGTPIYYPPAIFWWWYFFDAYAPGVFAKGGVIAASGGFIAISVAIGMSVWRAREQKNIETYGSARWAKPQEVKTAGLLNPDGVVLGKLDRHYLRHDGPEHVLCFAPTRSGKGVGLVVPTLLTWPGSVVVHDIKGENWQLTAGFRSKHGRVLLFDPTNPKSAAYNPLLEVRRGEWEVRDVQNVADVLVDPEGSLEKRNHWEKTSHSLLVGAILHVLYAEKDKTLAGVAGFLSDPKRPIETTLAAMMTTPHLGEAGPHPVIASTARELLNKSDNERSGVLSTAMSFLGLYRDPVVAEVTRRCDWRIADLIEDARPATLYLVVPPSDISRTKPLIRLVLNQIGRRLTEDLHTKARRHRVLMMLDEFPALGRLDFFESALAFMAGYGMKAFLIAQSLNQIEKAYGANNSILDNCHVRVSFATNDERTAKRVSDALGTATEMKAMKNYAGHRLSPWLGHLMVSRSETARPLLTPGEIMQLPPNDEIVMLAATPPIRANKARYFEDKRFVERVLPPPDPAKTSRTTRKDAWTELKPQAPDAALLAEIQKAEQDAANSGLRREPELPDHVAIVKETTDPNPADEFKALLDDEPEDAARQRQALRRQMSGIARQVAMDPNDNMEL; this is translated from the coding sequence ATGTCCGCCACCAAAATCCTCTGGGGCCAGATCCTTACCGTCTTTTTGATCATCCTCCTCACCACCTGGGGCGCGACGCAATATGTCGCCTGGCAACTTGGCTATCAGGCCCAGCTCGGCACACCATGGTTCGAGCTTGCCGGCACGCCGATCTATTATCCCCCGGCGATCTTCTGGTGGTGGTACTTCTTCGACGCCTATGCGCCGGGCGTGTTCGCCAAGGGCGGCGTCATCGCCGCATCAGGCGGCTTCATCGCCATCTCGGTCGCCATCGGCATGTCGGTGTGGCGCGCCCGCGAACAGAAAAATATCGAAACCTATGGCTCGGCTCGATGGGCGAAACCGCAGGAGGTGAAGACGGCGGGCCTGCTCAACCCTGACGGCGTCGTCCTCGGTAAGCTCGATCGTCACTATCTTCGCCACGACGGACCGGAGCATGTTCTGTGTTTTGCTCCGACCCGATCCGGCAAGGGTGTCGGCCTCGTCGTCCCAACCCTGCTGACCTGGCCGGGCTCCGTCGTCGTCCACGACATCAAGGGCGAAAACTGGCAGCTCACCGCCGGCTTCCGCTCGAAGCACGGTCGGGTCCTGCTGTTCGACCCCACCAATCCGAAATCGGCCGCCTACAATCCTTTGCTTGAAGTGCGGCGCGGCGAGTGGGAGGTGCGCGACGTCCAGAACGTCGCTGACGTCCTGGTCGACCCCGAGGGTTCGCTGGAGAAACGCAACCACTGGGAAAAGACCAGTCACTCTTTGCTGGTCGGCGCCATCCTTCACGTCCTCTATGCCGAGAAGGACAAGACCCTCGCCGGCGTCGCAGGTTTCCTGTCCGACCCGAAGCGCCCGATCGAAACCACGCTGGCGGCGATGATGACCACGCCACATCTCGGCGAGGCCGGCCCGCATCCTGTCATCGCTTCGACGGCCCGCGAACTGCTCAACAAGTCCGACAACGAGCGCTCCGGCGTCCTGTCTACCGCCATGTCCTTTCTAGGCTTGTATCGCGATCCCGTTGTCGCCGAGGTGACACGCCGCTGCGACTGGCGCATCGCCGACCTTATCGAGGACGCGCGGCCGGCGACCCTCTACCTGGTGGTCCCGCCATCCGACATCTCGCGCACCAAGCCGTTGATCCGGCTTGTGCTCAACCAGATCGGCCGCCGCCTGACCGAGGATCTGCACACCAAGGCCCGGCGACACCGGGTCCTGATGATGCTCGACGAGTTTCCGGCTCTCGGCCGTCTCGACTTCTTCGAAAGCGCGCTCGCCTTCATGGCCGGCTACGGCATGAAAGCCTTCCTCATCGCTCAGTCGCTCAACCAGATCGAAAAGGCCTACGGCGCCAACAACTCGATCCTCGACAACTGCCATGTCCGCGTGAGCTTCGCTACCAATGACGAGCGCACCGCAAAGCGCGTCTCGGATGCGCTCGGCACCGCCACAGAAATGAAGGCGATGAAAAACTACGCCGGGCACCGTCTGTCGCCCTGGCTCGGTCACCTCATGGTGTCGCGCTCTGAAACCGCGCGTCCGCTGCTGACCCCCGGCGAGATCATGCAGCTTCCGCCCAACGATGAAATCGTCATGTTGGCGGCGACCCCGCCGATCCGGGCCAACAAGGCGCGCTACTTCGAGGACAAGCGCTTCGTCGAGCGCGTACTGCCCCCACCAGACCCGGCTAAAACCAGTCGCACGACGCGCAAGGATGCGTGGACAGAGCTGAAGCCGCAGGCGCCGGACGCTGCGCTGCTCGCCGAGATCCAGAAGGCCGAGCAAGACGCGGCCAATAGCGGCCTTCGTCGAGAGCCCGAGCTTCCCGACCATGTCGCAATCGTCAAGGAAACGACCGATCCGAACCCTGCCGACGAGTTCAAAGCCCTGCTCGACGACGAACCCGAGGACGCCGCGCGCCAGCGGCAAGCGCTTCGCCGCCAGATGAGCGGCATCGCGCGCCAGGTCGCCATGGACCCCAACGACAATATGGAGCTCTGA